From one Streptomyces sp. NBC_01478 genomic stretch:
- a CDS encoding HAD family hydrolase, which translates to MAALGWLTPRRRSATARSVLAGEASAEAARKSSQDAQDIQDARADEKAAEEPEFPVLGDDRAAAFFDLDNTVMQGASIFHFGRGLYKRKFFETRDLARFAWQQAWFRLAGFEDPEHMQEARDSALSIVKGHRVAELQSIGEEIYDEYMAERIWPGTRALAEAHLAAGQKVWLVTAAPVEIANVIARRLGLTGALGTVAESVDGVYTGKLVGEPLHGPAKAEAVRALAAAEGLDLSRCAAYSDSHNDIPMLSLVGHPYAINPDSKLRKHARELDWRLRDYRTARRAAKVGIPAAAGVGAVAGGTAAAIALHRRRR; encoded by the coding sequence ATGGCCGCTCTCGGATGGCTCACTCCCCGTAGGCGCTCCGCCACGGCGCGGAGCGTGTTGGCAGGCGAGGCCTCTGCGGAGGCAGCGCGCAAGTCGTCGCAGGACGCGCAGGACATACAGGACGCCCGCGCGGACGAAAAAGCAGCGGAGGAGCCGGAGTTCCCGGTCCTCGGCGACGACAGGGCCGCGGCCTTCTTCGACCTGGACAACACCGTCATGCAGGGCGCGTCGATCTTCCACTTCGGCCGCGGCCTGTACAAGCGGAAGTTCTTCGAGACCCGCGACCTCGCCCGATTCGCCTGGCAGCAGGCCTGGTTCAGGCTCGCCGGCTTCGAGGACCCCGAGCACATGCAGGAGGCGCGCGACTCCGCGCTGTCCATCGTCAAGGGCCACCGCGTCGCCGAACTCCAGTCGATCGGCGAGGAGATCTACGACGAGTACATGGCCGAGCGCATCTGGCCCGGCACCCGCGCCCTCGCCGAGGCGCACCTGGCCGCCGGTCAGAAGGTGTGGCTCGTCACAGCGGCCCCGGTGGAGATCGCCAATGTGATCGCCCGCCGCCTCGGCCTCACCGGCGCGCTCGGCACGGTCGCCGAGTCCGTCGACGGCGTCTACACCGGCAAGTTGGTCGGCGAACCGCTGCACGGCCCCGCGAAGGCGGAGGCGGTACGGGCGTTGGCCGCGGCGGAGGGCCTGGACCTCTCACGCTGCGCCGCCTACAGCGACTCGCACAACGACATCCCGATGCTCTCGCTGGTCGGGCACCCCTACGCCATCAACCCGGACTCCAAGCTGCGCAAGCACGCGCGCGAGCTGGACTGGCGGCTGCGCGACTACCGAACGGCCCGCAGGGCGGCCAAGGTCGGCATCCCGGCGGCGGCCGGCGTGGGTGCGGTGGCGGGCGGCACGGCCGCGGCGATCGCTTTGCACCGCCGACGCCGGTGA
- the hemC gene encoding hydroxymethylbilane synthase — MRSKAPLRLGTRRSRLALAQSGLVADAVSQVTGRPVELVEITTYGDTSREHLAQIGGTGVFVTALRDALLGGEVDFAVHSLKDLPTAQPAELVLAAIPEREDPRDALVARDARKFTDLPRGARIGTGSPRRTAQLNAYARSHGLDIETVPIRGNVDTRIGFVRDGELDAVVLAAAGLSRIGRLDEVTDFLSVDTVLPAPGQGALAIECAADNADLIAALGELDDPFTRVAVTAERSLLAALEAGCSAPVGALADLLADGQIVKEMRLRGIVGTTDGSRTVQLSTTGPVPETHDQALALGRELAAEMLAQGAAGLMGEQAK, encoded by the coding sequence ATGAGAAGCAAGGCACCACTGAGGCTCGGGACCAGGCGGAGCAGACTCGCCCTGGCCCAGTCCGGGTTGGTGGCGGACGCCGTGAGCCAGGTGACCGGACGGCCCGTCGAGCTCGTCGAGATCACCACCTACGGCGACACCTCCCGCGAGCACCTCGCGCAGATCGGCGGCACCGGGGTCTTCGTGACCGCGCTGCGTGACGCGCTGCTCGGCGGTGAGGTCGACTTCGCGGTTCATTCGCTCAAGGACCTGCCGACCGCGCAGCCCGCGGAGCTGGTGCTCGCCGCGATCCCGGAGCGCGAGGACCCGCGTGACGCGCTCGTCGCGAGGGACGCCCGGAAGTTCACCGACCTGCCCCGCGGGGCGCGCATCGGTACCGGCTCCCCGCGCCGCACGGCCCAGTTGAACGCGTACGCGCGCAGCCACGGCCTCGACATCGAGACGGTCCCGATCCGGGGCAACGTCGACACCCGGATCGGCTTCGTGCGGGACGGTGAGCTGGACGCAGTGGTCCTGGCCGCCGCCGGACTGAGCCGGATCGGCCGCCTCGACGAAGTGACCGACTTCCTGTCGGTCGACACGGTTCTGCCCGCCCCCGGCCAGGGGGCCCTGGCGATCGAGTGTGCCGCGGACAACGCGGACCTGATCGCGGCACTCGGCGAACTCGACGATCCGTTCACGCGGGTCGCCGTGACTGCCGAAAGGTCCCTGCTCGCCGCCCTGGAGGCCGGCTGCTCCGCCCCTGTGGGCGCGCTGGCCGACCTTCTGGCCGACGGGCAGATTGTCAAGGAAATGCGCCTGCGCGGAATAGTCGGCACGACCGACGGCTCGCGTACGGTGCAGTTGTCCACCACCGGTCCCGTGCCCGAGACGCATGACCAAGCACTGGCGCTCGGTCGCGAACTCGCCGCCGAGATGCTTGCCCAGGGCGCGGCCGGTCTCATGGGGGAGCAAGCCAAGTGA
- a CDS encoding glutamyl-tRNA reductase — protein sequence MSLLVVGLSHRSAPVSLLERATLNADAQIKLLQDTVAAEPAAEAAVLATCNRIELYADVDKFHAGVAELSTLLAQHSGVGLDELTPYLYVHYEDRAVHHLFAVACGLDSMVVGEGQILGQIKDSLAKAQELHSAGRLLNDLFQQALRVGKRAHSETGIDRAGQSLVTFGLQQLSSGTAVEAWAKGKRALVIGAGSMSSLAAATLVRAGVAEIVVANRTADRAERLAQIITESPGTDVSARAVPMDSVPFELTRADVAVSCTGATGLVLTAETVAEAVGGRVPQDATAGRTAAPDDVRGTLPPTSVGTEDGCPLDLSAVQGASGFSVMGEAAVAGMDAATLEQHAAWVGGSALDRREAARRTPEAEAELITELAAMAATVGRIPERRRPEPLAQVPRPAPVLSLLDLAMPRDVDAAVHKLAGVRLVDIESLAEASADAPMAADVDAVRRIVSDEVAAFGAAQRAAHITPTVVALRAMAAEVVAGEIARLDGRLPGLDDKHRAEITQTVRRVVDKLLHAPTVRVKQLAAEPGGAGYADALRTLFDLDQETVASVSRAQQDSENENSKNRGPA from the coding sequence ATGAGTCTCCTCGTCGTCGGGCTGAGCCATCGCAGCGCGCCGGTCAGTCTCCTGGAGCGGGCGACGCTGAACGCGGACGCCCAGATCAAGCTCCTCCAGGACACGGTCGCCGCCGAACCGGCCGCCGAGGCCGCGGTGTTGGCCACCTGCAACCGCATCGAGCTCTACGCCGACGTGGACAAGTTCCACGCGGGCGTCGCCGAACTCTCCACGCTGCTCGCCCAGCACAGCGGCGTCGGCCTGGACGAGCTCACTCCTTATCTCTACGTGCACTACGAGGACCGGGCCGTCCACCATCTCTTCGCGGTGGCCTGCGGTCTCGACTCGATGGTCGTCGGCGAGGGCCAGATCCTCGGCCAGATCAAGGACTCCCTCGCCAAGGCGCAGGAACTGCACTCCGCCGGGCGGCTGTTGAACGACCTGTTCCAGCAGGCCCTCAGAGTCGGCAAGCGCGCCCACTCGGAGACCGGCATCGACCGCGCGGGCCAGTCCCTGGTCACCTTCGGCCTTCAACAGCTCTCTTCCGGTACGGCAGTTGAGGCCTGGGCGAAGGGGAAACGGGCCCTGGTCATCGGCGCCGGCTCCATGTCGTCGCTGGCCGCCGCGACCCTCGTCCGGGCCGGCGTCGCCGAGATCGTCGTCGCCAACCGCACCGCCGACCGCGCCGAGCGCCTCGCCCAGATCATCACGGAGAGCCCCGGAACGGACGTGTCCGCCCGCGCGGTACCGATGGATTCGGTGCCGTTCGAGCTGACACGTGCCGATGTCGCCGTGTCCTGCACCGGCGCGACCGGGCTGGTCCTGACCGCCGAGACGGTCGCGGAAGCGGTCGGCGGCCGGGTGCCGCAGGACGCGACGGCCGGTCGTACGGCCGCGCCGGACGACGTACGCGGAACGCTTCCGCCGACCTCCGTCGGGACCGAGGACGGGTGTCCGCTGGACCTGTCCGCGGTGCAGGGGGCGAGTGGCTTCTCCGTGATGGGGGAGGCCGCCGTGGCCGGGATGGACGCGGCGACGCTGGAGCAGCACGCGGCCTGGGTCGGCGGCAGTGCCCTCGACCGGCGCGAGGCGGCCCGGCGTACGCCCGAGGCCGAGGCCGAACTCATCACCGAACTAGCCGCCATGGCCGCGACCGTCGGACGCATCCCCGAGCGCCGCAGGCCCGAGCCGCTCGCCCAAGTCCCGCGCCCCGCACCGGTGTTGTCGCTCCTCGACCTCGCGATGCCGCGTGACGTGGACGCCGCCGTGCACAAGCTGGCCGGGGTGCGGCTGGTGGACATCGAGTCACTCGCCGAGGCCTCGGCGGACGCTCCGATGGCGGCCGACGTGGACGCGGTCCGGCGTATCGTCTCCGACGAGGTCGCGGCCTTCGGGGCAGCCCAGCGGGCCGCGCACATCACGCCGACCGTGGTCGCCCTGCGCGCCATGGCCGCCGAGGTCGTCGCGGGCGAGATCGCCCGGCTCGACGGACGGCTGCCCGGCCTCGACGACAAGCACCGCGCCGAGATCACGCAGACCGTACGACGGGTCGTGGACAAGCTGCTGCACGCGCCGACCGTGCGGGTCAAACAGCTCGCGGCCGAGCCCGGCGGCGCCGGGTACGCGGACGCGCTGCGCACCCTGTTCGACCTCGACCAGGAGACGGTGGCCTCCGTCTCCAGGGCCCAACAAGACTCTGAGAACGAGAACAGCAAGAACCGAGGGCCAGCATGA
- a CDS encoding uroporphyrinogen-III synthase: MSPTTLPAGPEHGHVTFLGAGPGDPGLLTLRAVEALANADVLVAEHEVLDVVRAHAREGVAVVHPDPSPSSGSLPGTGTPQLTVVDGASTTVGLPAVRDAAHLVMEAARGGRRVVRAVSGDPGLDTYAAEEMLACVAAGVPFEVVPGVAAAVGVPAYAGVPLRDAQGADVRFVDARTASDRCWTEVGASDGTVVVSTSLDSVAAAAGELVAAGRKPDTPMTVTVAGTTTRQRTWSATLGTIAQTLKQAKVLPSPDGGRPVIAVVGERSAAAQRDQLSWFESKPLFGWKVLVPRTKEQAASLSDQLRSYGAVPHEVPTIAVEPPRTPQQMERAVKGLVTGRYEWIAFTSVNAVKAVREKFEEYGLDARAFAGIKVAAVGEQTAKALIAFGVKPDLVPSGEQSAAGLLEDWPPYDPVFDPIDRVFLPRADIATETLVAGLIDLGWEVDDVTAYRTVRASPPPADTREAIKGGGFDAVLFTSSSTVRNLVGIAGKPHNVTVIACIGPATAKTAEEHGLRVDVMAPEPSVHKLAEALANFGLRRRAAAQEAGDPVTRPSERRPGARRRRTT; encoded by the coding sequence GTGAGCCCCACCACTCTTCCCGCCGGTCCTGAACACGGGCACGTCACCTTCCTGGGTGCCGGACCCGGAGATCCGGGACTGCTCACACTGCGCGCCGTAGAGGCGCTCGCGAACGCGGACGTCCTCGTCGCCGAGCACGAGGTGCTCGACGTCGTACGTGCGCACGCCCGAGAGGGCGTAGCCGTCGTGCATCCGGATCCGAGTCCTTCTTCGGGCTCGCTCCCGGGCACAGGCACGCCTCAACTAACGGTTGTTGACGGTGCGTCAACAACCGTTGGCCTACCCGCTGTGCGGGATGCGGCACATCTTGTCATGGAGGCCGCGCGGGGCGGCAGGCGGGTCGTACGTGCGGTGTCCGGGGACCCCGGACTAGATACGTACGCCGCCGAGGAAATGCTCGCCTGCGTCGCGGCGGGTGTTCCCTTCGAGGTCGTGCCCGGTGTCGCCGCGGCCGTCGGCGTGCCCGCGTACGCCGGTGTCCCGCTGCGGGACGCGCAGGGGGCGGACGTCCGGTTCGTGGACGCCCGTACCGCCTCGGACCGGTGCTGGACCGAGGTGGGGGCGTCGGACGGCACGGTGGTCGTGTCGACGTCGCTGGACTCGGTGGCCGCTGCCGCCGGTGAACTGGTCGCTGCCGGCCGCAAGCCGGACACACCCATGACGGTCACAGTGGCTGGTACGACCACTCGTCAGCGGACCTGGTCGGCGACGCTCGGCACGATCGCGCAGACGTTGAAGCAGGCGAAGGTGCTGCCGTCCCCGGACGGGGGCCGACCGGTGATAGCCGTGGTCGGTGAGCGTTCCGCCGCCGCGCAGCGCGACCAGTTGTCGTGGTTCGAGTCCAAGCCGCTGTTCGGCTGGAAGGTCCTCGTGCCGCGCACGAAGGAGCAGGCGGCGTCGCTCTCCGACCAACTGCGGTCGTACGGGGCCGTTCCGCACGAGGTGCCGACGATCGCCGTCGAGCCGCCGCGGACGCCTCAGCAGATGGAGCGGGCGGTCAAGGGGCTGGTGACCGGCCGGTACGAGTGGATCGCCTTCACGTCGGTGAACGCGGTCAAGGCCGTGCGGGAGAAGTTCGAGGAGTACGGGCTCGATGCCCGGGCGTTCGCGGGGATCAAGGTCGCGGCGGTCGGTGAGCAGACGGCCAAGGCGCTGATCGCCTTCGGCGTGAAGCCGGATCTGGTGCCGAGCGGGGAGCAGTCGGCCGCGGGCCTTCTCGAGGACTGGCCGCCGTACGACCCCGTCTTCGATCCGATCGACCGGGTGTTCCTGCCGCGGGCCGACATCGCTACGGAGACCTTGGTCGCCGGGTTGATCGACCTCGGCTGGGAGGTCGACGACGTGACCGCCTACCGGACGGTGCGGGCGTCGCCGCCGCCGGCGGACACGCGGGAGGCGATCAAGGGGGGTGGCTTCGACGCCGTTCTCTTCACCTCGTCGTCGACCGTACGGAACCTGGTCGGCATCGCGGGCAAGCCGCACAACGTGACCGTGATCGCGTGCATTGGTCCCGCTACGGCGAAGACCGCCGAGGAGCACGGGCTGCGGGTGGATGTGATGGCTCCGGAGCCGTCTGTGCACAAGTTGGCCGAGGCGTTGGCGAACTTCGGGTTGCGTAGGCGGGCGGCGGCGCAGGAGGCGGGGGATCCGGTGACCCGGCCCAGTGAGCGTCGGCCTGGTGCGCGGCGGCGTCGGACGACCTGA
- a CDS encoding redox-sensing transcriptional repressor Rex: MATGRTHRPASRSRGIPEATVARLPLYLRALTGLSERSVPTVSSEELAAAAGVNSAKLRKDFSYLGSYGTRGVGYDVEYLVYQISRELGLTQDWPVVIVGIGNLGAALANYGGFASRGFRVAALIDADPAMAGKPVAGIPVQHSDELEKIVSDNGVSIGVIATPAGAAQPVCDRLVAAGVTSILNFAPTVLTVPDGVDVRKVDLSIELQILAFHEQRKAGEEAAAQAAHPTAAQRGDSTEQGPDGDVPAVMPA; the protein is encoded by the coding sequence GTGGCAACTGGCCGAACTCACCGACCGGCGAGCCGTAGCCGAGGGATTCCCGAGGCCACCGTCGCCCGTCTCCCGCTGTACCTCCGCGCGCTGACCGGACTCTCGGAGCGCTCGGTACCCACGGTCTCCTCCGAGGAGCTCGCGGCCGCCGCGGGGGTCAACTCCGCGAAGCTGCGCAAGGACTTCTCCTACCTCGGCTCCTACGGCACCCGCGGTGTGGGCTACGACGTCGAGTACCTCGTCTACCAGATCTCCCGCGAGCTGGGCCTGACCCAGGACTGGCCGGTCGTGATCGTCGGTATCGGAAACCTCGGCGCCGCCCTCGCCAACTACGGCGGGTTCGCCTCCCGCGGTTTCCGGGTCGCCGCCCTCATCGACGCCGACCCGGCGATGGCCGGCAAGCCCGTCGCGGGCATCCCGGTGCAGCACTCGGACGAGCTCGAGAAGATCGTCAGCGACAACGGCGTCTCCATCGGCGTCATCGCCACCCCCGCCGGTGCCGCCCAGCCGGTCTGTGACCGCCTTGTGGCCGCCGGTGTGACCTCCATCCTGAACTTCGCGCCGACCGTGCTGACCGTCCCGGACGGCGTCGACGTCCGCAAGGTCGACCTCTCCATCGAGCTGCAGATCCTCGCCTTCCACGAGCAGCGCAAGGCCGGCGAGGAGGCCGCCGCCCAGGCGGCGCACCCGACCGCCGCGCAGCGGGGCGACTCCACCGAGCAGGGCCCTGACGGGGACGTCCCCGCCGTGATGCCGGCATGA
- a CDS encoding glutaredoxin family protein: MSHLVTLIRKPGCHLCEDAQLVVEKVCADLGVPWEQKDITEDQQLHDAYWEQIPVVLVDGKQHTFWRVDEGRLRKELTK; this comes from the coding sequence ATGAGTCATCTGGTCACTCTCATCCGCAAGCCCGGCTGCCATCTGTGCGAGGACGCGCAGCTCGTCGTCGAGAAGGTCTGCGCCGACCTCGGAGTCCCCTGGGAACAGAAGGACATCACCGAGGACCAGCAGCTCCACGACGCGTACTGGGAACAGATCCCGGTCGTCCTGGTCGATGGGAAACAGCACACGTTCTGGCGGGTCGACGAGGGTCGCCTCCGCAAGGAACTGACCAAGTAG